The following proteins are co-located in the Hydrogenophaga sp. RAC07 genome:
- a CDS encoding ExbD/TolR family protein produces the protein MSFGRLERPTGHKPMSEINVTPLVDVMLVLLVIFIIAAPFMADRLALELPKAELPQAATPAQPGPFVSLSVDGQGRMQWNGEAVDDGSLRQRLGEAARRDPATEVQLRADASVPYGRVVSLIGMAQSAGLSRIGFVADAAAPR, from the coding sequence ATGAGCTTCGGCCGGCTGGAGCGGCCCACCGGCCACAAGCCCATGAGCGAGATCAACGTCACGCCGCTGGTGGACGTGATGCTGGTTCTGCTGGTGATCTTCATCATCGCCGCGCCCTTCATGGCCGACCGGCTGGCGCTGGAACTGCCCAAGGCCGAGCTGCCTCAGGCGGCCACGCCCGCGCAGCCCGGGCCCTTCGTGTCGCTGTCGGTCGACGGCCAGGGCCGCATGCAGTGGAACGGCGAGGCCGTGGACGACGGCAGCTTGCGCCAGCGCCTCGGTGAAGCCGCCCGACGCGACCCGGCCACCGAGGTGCAGCTGCGCGCCGACGCCAGCGTGCCCTATGGCCGCGTGGTGTCACTGATCGGCATGGCGCAGTCGGCAGGCCTCTCGCGCATCGGCTTCGTGGCAGACGCAGCAGCCCCGCGCTGA
- a CDS encoding MotA/TolQ/ExbB proton channel family protein codes for MIDSAGQGLLQTLAQADALGRAVALLLLAMSVASWVVILWKGWLLRRAARDLQLSTAAFWQAADLEDAQRRLGTFDAQQLVLPLLRAALGLNTTAPHTLAAAGDRSQQLTRVLRDALHRVLHRLQYGQVLLATVGSTAPFVGLLGTVWGIYNALTGIGLDGGFRIEQVSGPVGEALVMTAAGLVVAIPAVLAYNVLGRQIARIEADLEGFARDLRELMVHEGRA; via the coding sequence ATGATCGACAGCGCGGGCCAGGGTCTGTTGCAGACGCTGGCGCAGGCCGATGCGCTCGGCCGGGCGGTGGCGTTGCTGCTGCTGGCCATGTCGGTCGCGAGCTGGGTGGTGATTCTGTGGAAGGGCTGGCTGCTGCGCCGCGCTGCGCGCGATCTGCAGTTGAGCACCGCCGCTTTCTGGCAAGCCGCCGACCTGGAGGACGCGCAGCGTCGCCTGGGTACCTTCGATGCACAACAACTCGTGTTGCCCTTGCTGCGGGCGGCCCTGGGTTTGAACACCACCGCGCCCCACACCCTGGCCGCCGCGGGCGACCGGTCACAACAACTCACCCGCGTGCTGCGCGATGCCCTGCACCGCGTGTTGCACCGCCTGCAGTACGGCCAGGTGCTGCTGGCCACCGTCGGCTCCACCGCGCCTTTCGTGGGGTTGCTGGGCACCGTCTGGGGCATCTACAACGCGCTCACCGGCATCGGGCTCGACGGCGGTTTTCGCATCGAGCAGGTCTCGGGCCCGGTGGGTGAAGCGCTGGTGATGACGGCCGCCGGTCTGGTGGTGGCGATTCCTGCGGTGCTGGCCTACAACGTGCTGGGCCGCCAGATCGCGCGCATCGAGGCCGACCTCGAAGGCTTCGCGCGCGACCTGCGCGAACTCATGGTGCATGAGGGCCGGGCATGA